The proteins below are encoded in one region of Peribacillus muralis:
- a CDS encoding penicillin acylase family protein — protein sequence MEVAVPQQTPKRKWRRRALWSLGILIVLLLSALIAANVFLSRSLPETKGEVSLPGLLKPVTVVRDSRGVPHINATNEHDLYLAQGYVQAQDRLFQMDLSRRQASGRLSEVIGEKTVKNDKYFRTLGLRRAAEASYAEYTSEGKEALDVFAEGVNLYIDELKENGKWPVEFSLLGYEPERWTAVDSLTIGKYMAFDLGGNWEDQAFRQYLLQTFPKEKAYDLFPDYPKDAPYIISKEELDIEKSFASAVVPYEFNGSNNWVVSGSKTDSGKPLLADDPHLGLATPSVWYQMHLEAPTVNVSGVIFAGIPGIILGHNEKVAWGVTNTGPDVQDLFIEKRNPENEREFAFNDKWEKAEIVDEPIKVKDGKSLDYQVTVTRHGPVISEFAGKSGKDTVLALRWTALDPSAELEAVLNMNKAENWNDFEKALLKFETPAQNFVFASTDGTIAYKANGKIPIRKKGDSMLPVPGWTGEYEWKGYIPFDELPKTINPKEGFISTANNKVISDDYPYHISNNWAQPYRQMRIQEFLKANKKLTAEDMQTLQMDQVNLQAKEFAPRFLEVLKGSAGKQEEEALRILRKWNHIDSVDEAAPMIFNVWMRNIGDVLLKEEIPEETLNLFNGRRSAIDELLRRALDGKPGPWIEEGGGLEQVLAKSLQRTLAELEETQGNDIADWEWGDYHQVRFNHPLSSVTPLNYLFNSDGGVPVGGSSVTVQAAAFLEDGTVNHGGSWRFVMDLSDMSKAYHLVGPGQSGNVKSEWYHDQLDDWADGTYHQTVMNDPKGDKLTLKPVY from the coding sequence ATGGAAGTTGCCGTACCTCAGCAGACGCCGAAGCGGAAGTGGCGAAGGCGGGCATTATGGAGTTTGGGTATTTTGATTGTGCTTTTGCTGTCTGCTTTGATTGCCGCGAATGTATTTCTTTCAAGGTCTTTGCCTGAAACGAAGGGGGAAGTTTCGCTGCCGGGTCTTTTGAAACCGGTTACGGTGGTGAGGGATTCCAGGGGGGTCCCGCATATCAATGCTACGAATGAGCATGATTTGTATTTAGCTCAAGGATATGTCCAGGCGCAGGACCGTTTATTTCAAATGGATTTGAGCAGGCGTCAGGCGTCAGGAAGATTGAGCGAGGTGATTGGCGAGAAGACGGTGAAAAATGATAAGTATTTTCGCACTCTTGGGCTGAGACGGGCGGCTGAAGCCTCCTACGCGGAATATACATCCGAAGGGAAAGAAGCGTTGGATGTGTTTGCCGAGGGGGTCAATCTTTATATCGATGAGCTCAAGGAGAATGGAAAATGGCCGGTCGAGTTCAGTTTACTCGGATATGAACCAGAGCGGTGGACAGCCGTCGATTCGCTGACGATCGGTAAATATATGGCCTTTGATTTAGGCGGGAATTGGGAGGACCAGGCGTTCAGGCAGTATTTGCTGCAAACGTTCCCGAAGGAAAAGGCGTATGATTTATTTCCGGATTATCCAAAGGATGCTCCTTATATCATCAGTAAGGAGGAGCTGGATATTGAGAAAAGTTTCGCATCGGCCGTCGTTCCTTATGAGTTCAATGGCAGCAATAATTGGGTCGTTTCGGGAAGCAAAACCGATTCCGGCAAGCCCTTATTGGCGGATGATCCACATCTTGGGCTGGCTACACCGTCCGTTTGGTATCAAATGCATTTGGAAGCCCCGACAGTCAATGTGAGCGGAGTGATTTTTGCCGGAATTCCGGGGATCATCCTCGGTCATAATGAAAAGGTCGCATGGGGCGTGACCAATACGGGGCCGGATGTCCAGGATTTATTCATTGAGAAAAGAAACCCGGAAAACGAGAGGGAATTCGCTTTCAACGATAAATGGGAAAAAGCTGAAATCGTGGACGAGCCGATCAAGGTGAAGGATGGCAAAAGCCTGGATTATCAGGTGACCGTTACCCGTCATGGACCGGTCATCTCCGAGTTTGCCGGCAAAAGCGGGAAAGATACCGTGCTTGCATTAAGGTGGACGGCACTTGATCCATCCGCAGAGCTTGAAGCGGTGTTGAATATGAATAAAGCGGAAAACTGGAACGATTTCGAAAAGGCTCTCTTGAAATTCGAAACGCCAGCGCAGAATTTTGTGTTTGCCTCCACCGACGGGACCATTGCCTATAAGGCAAACGGGAAAATCCCGATTCGGAAAAAGGGGGATAGCATGCTGCCTGTTCCTGGCTGGACGGGTGAATATGAATGGAAGGGCTACATCCCATTTGATGAACTGCCTAAAACGATCAACCCGAAGGAAGGGTTCATTTCGACAGCGAATAATAAAGTGATTTCAGATGATTACCCTTACCACATCAGTAATAACTGGGCCCAGCCATACCGTCAGATGAGGATACAGGAGTTTTTAAAGGCCAATAAAAAGCTGACGGCCGAAGACATGCAAACGTTGCAGATGGATCAGGTGAATCTTCAGGCCAAGGAGTTTGCTCCCCGATTCCTGGAGGTATTGAAGGGCTCAGCTGGTAAACAGGAAGAAGAGGCGCTGAGAATCTTAAGGAAGTGGAATCATATTGATTCCGTGGATGAGGCGGCACCGATGATTTTTAATGTCTGGATGCGAAATATAGGGGATGTCCTGCTTAAAGAAGAAATACCGGAGGAAACCCTCAACCTCTTTAATGGAAGGCGCTCTGCCATTGATGAACTGCTGCGCCGGGCATTGGACGGTAAGCCCGGTCCGTGGATCGAAGAGGGAGGCGGACTTGAGCAGGTGCTTGCCAAGTCGCTTCAGCGGACGTTAGCCGAATTGGAGGAAACACAAGGGAACGATATAGCTGATTGGGAATGGGGGGACTACCATCAGGTAAGGTTCAACCACCCGCTATCGAGCGTCACCCCGTTGAATTATTTGTTTAACAGCGACGGCGGTGTGCCTGTCGGCGGCAGCAGTGTCACGGTGCAGGCAGCGGCATTTTTGGAAGACGGAACCGTTAATCATGGCGGCTCCTGGAGGTTTGTCATGGATCTATCCGACATGAGCAAGGCCTATCATCTCGTTGGACCTGGCCAATCAGGTAACGTCAAAAGCGAATGGTACCACGATCAGCTTGACGATTGGGCAGATGGGACGTATCACCAAACGGTAATGAATGATCCAAAAGGTGATAAGCTGACCTTGAAGCCCGTTTATTGA
- a CDS encoding IS256 family transposase, with the protein MTQLQFNLDLDLLKVSIMNSTMDDVIKSAVVLILNEFMEKERDAYLQVSSYERSSERQDYRNCYYERDFTMSIGKIKLKVPRTRTGDFSPSVFEKYARCDQALILSMLEMVINGVSTRKVTHVVEQLCGESVSKSFVSSLTQKLDPIVNGWATRPLNITYYPFIFMDAMYIKVREHQQVVSKAVYIATALTKQNKREIIGVHIDHVESFECWSQFFKQLKSRGLQSPKLVISDAHQGLQKAIQRDFIGTSWQRCNVHFKRNILEKLPKKGSSDIRLMIKRVFEAVTIEDCRLFKAELIDKFGEELKYEKALQILDEGFEDTVQYMNHPEKIRQHIRSTNSLERLNQEVRRRERVIRIFPNTQSAFRLIGAVLMQYQDTVYAKKKG; encoded by the coding sequence ATGACTCAGTTACAGTTTAACCTTGATCTCGATCTTTTAAAAGTATCCATTATGAATTCTACAATGGATGACGTGATTAAATCAGCGGTTGTATTAATCTTAAATGAGTTTATGGAGAAGGAGAGAGACGCCTATCTACAAGTTTCATCTTATGAGCGTTCCTCCGAACGTCAGGATTATCGGAATTGCTATTATGAACGTGACTTTACGATGAGTATTGGGAAGATTAAATTGAAGGTACCCAGGACGCGTACTGGTGACTTTTCCCCTTCTGTTTTTGAAAAATATGCCCGGTGTGATCAGGCGCTTATCCTTTCCATGTTGGAGATGGTGATCAATGGGGTCTCTACTCGGAAAGTCACCCATGTTGTCGAACAGCTTTGCGGAGAAAGTGTTTCAAAGTCTTTTGTTTCCTCGCTTACCCAAAAGCTGGATCCCATTGTTAATGGCTGGGCAACTAGGCCCCTAAATATCACGTACTATCCCTTTATTTTCATGGATGCCATGTATATCAAGGTGCGTGAGCACCAACAGGTTGTTTCAAAAGCCGTATATATCGCCACAGCTCTTACCAAACAAAATAAGCGGGAGATTATAGGGGTACATATCGATCATGTTGAAAGTTTTGAATGCTGGTCCCAGTTCTTTAAACAACTAAAATCTCGTGGCCTTCAATCCCCTAAGCTGGTGATTTCTGATGCCCATCAAGGATTACAAAAAGCGATCCAACGCGATTTCATTGGAACCTCCTGGCAAAGATGCAATGTCCATTTTAAGCGGAACATTTTAGAGAAACTGCCCAAAAAGGGATCATCCGACATTCGTTTAATGATTAAACGGGTATTTGAGGCTGTCACGATTGAGGATTGTCGTCTATTCAAAGCGGAGTTAATCGATAAATTCGGGGAGGAATTAAAATATGAAAAAGCCCTTCAAATTTTAGATGAAGGGTTCGAAGACACCGTTCAATACATGAATCATCCAGAAAAAATCAGGCAGCACATCCGCAGTACCAACTCGCTGGAACGTTTAAACCAAGAAGTTCGTAGAAGAGAAAGAGTCATCCGAATCTTTCCTAATACCCAATCAGCCTTCCGATTAATAGGTGCCGTATTAATGCAGTATCAAGACACGGTTTACGCTAAGAAAAAAGGATAG
- a CDS encoding STAS domain-containing protein, protein MEQLRMIGEKIEKFKKILVEHIELFDEEDSRYDLETSKQVRSKLIQIHADALIHGKEEAMASMKISGMEIGRRIVDMGIPLDKNIEEAQLLRNLFWSFIEEEVSNRYYSIEILLKASSIIDSILDQYIHCISISYVNHYKQLAKVANDSLQKIKENQEVMEELATPIVQTVLKDVLLFPMIGRVDDWRMESMQSRILEKCAELNAEILIIDFSGITFTKESNLLLLLEQLAGALLLMGTETIVVGFTPDVVKRIVKLDFANQVKAFLSFAQAMESIFKQRGLAIQPV, encoded by the coding sequence ATGGAACAATTAAGAATGATCGGAGAAAAAATCGAGAAATTCAAAAAAATACTTGTGGAGCATATTGAATTATTTGATGAAGAGGATTCACGCTATGACCTTGAAACGAGTAAACAGGTAAGATCAAAGCTCATTCAAATTCATGCCGATGCACTGATTCATGGTAAGGAAGAAGCGATGGCAAGTATGAAAATTTCAGGAATGGAAATAGGAAGGCGTATCGTGGACATGGGCATACCTTTAGATAAAAATATAGAGGAAGCCCAACTGCTGCGTAATCTTTTTTGGAGTTTCATTGAAGAAGAAGTAAGCAATCGGTACTATTCCATCGAAATATTGCTGAAGGCAAGTTCGATAATCGATTCGATCCTCGACCAATACATTCACTGTATCAGCATAAGCTATGTCAATCATTATAAACAACTGGCCAAGGTGGCAAATGATTCATTGCAGAAGATAAAGGAAAACCAAGAAGTCATGGAAGAGTTGGCGACTCCAATCGTTCAGACTGTATTGAAGGATGTGCTGCTCTTCCCGATGATTGGACGCGTCGATGACTGGAGAATGGAATCGATGCAGTCAAGGATCCTGGAAAAATGTGCAGAGCTAAACGCGGAAATATTGATCATTGATTTCTCCGGGATTACGTTTACGAAGGAGAGTAATTTGCTATTGCTGCTTGAGCAATTAGCGGGAGCACTACTGCTCATGGGAACGGAAACGATCGTTGTCGGCTTTACCCCTGATGTGGTGAAACGCATTGTCAAACTTGACTTTGCCAATCAGGTAAAAGCCTTCCTATCGTTCGCGCAGGCCATGGAATCCATCTTTAAGCAAAGAGGTCTGGCCATTCAGCCAGTATGA
- a CDS encoding MFS transporter, with protein MSYIEPAGKSFKMTILALFLGSFVTFADLYSTQPVIPVFAKQFGVSPAMASLTLSFATGTLAICLLLVSFFSENIDRKKIMGTALTLSALLSICVSFIQDDLYILITIRAIQGAVLAGFPAIAMAYINEEVHPKSLGYVMGIYVSGSSIGGLAGRLIVGVLTDHFSWNIAIGSLGALSLVISLFFWWMLPPSQHAIRNKVSLSRIKASLLNNLRNGRLILLFGMAFLLMGSFVTVYNFVGIPLMGPPYHLSQTLIGFIFIIYLVGTFSSTWMGKLADQYGRRGVLLSGITIMLMGALLTLAAPLLLKIFGLALFTFGFFGAHSIASSWIGRLAGKNEKAQASSLYLLFYYAGSSVVGASGGLFLMKFGWGGVISAVSILIILAAFCVIMVEKVKIGN; from the coding sequence GTGAGTTATATCGAGCCTGCTGGAAAATCATTCAAAATGACGATCTTGGCTTTATTTCTTGGCAGCTTTGTAACGTTTGCCGATCTGTATAGTACGCAGCCCGTCATTCCGGTATTCGCCAAGCAATTCGGCGTCTCCCCTGCAATGGCAAGCCTGACATTATCATTCGCGACAGGGACGCTTGCCATCTGTTTATTGCTCGTTTCCTTTTTCTCTGAAAACATCGATCGAAAAAAAATAATGGGGACAGCGCTCACGTTATCTGCCTTATTATCCATATGCGTCAGCTTCATACAGGATGATCTGTACATCCTGATCACCATAAGGGCGATTCAAGGAGCAGTGCTTGCCGGCTTCCCGGCAATAGCCATGGCCTATATCAATGAAGAAGTCCATCCGAAAAGCCTCGGCTATGTGATGGGCATTTATGTGAGCGGCTCCAGCATCGGCGGTTTGGCCGGCCGGCTGATTGTCGGGGTGCTGACCGATCATTTTTCATGGAATATCGCAATCGGCAGCCTTGGCGCATTAAGTTTGGTCATTAGTCTGTTCTTCTGGTGGATGCTTCCCCCTTCCCAGCATGCGATTCGCAATAAAGTGTCATTGTCGCGAATCAAAGCCTCCCTTCTCAATAACTTGAGGAATGGCAGGCTCATCCTCTTATTCGGTATGGCTTTTCTATTGATGGGGTCGTTTGTTACCGTATATAACTTTGTGGGTATACCATTAATGGGACCACCATATCATTTATCACAGACATTGATTGGCTTCATTTTCATCATTTATCTTGTGGGGACATTCAGTTCCACCTGGATGGGGAAGCTAGCCGACCAATATGGGCGGAGGGGCGTCCTTCTCTCCGGGATCACAATCATGCTGATGGGGGCGCTATTGACCTTAGCGGCACCACTATTGCTGAAAATATTCGGGCTTGCCCTGTTCACATTCGGTTTTTTTGGAGCTCACTCCATCGCAAGCAGCTGGATCGGAAGGTTAGCCGGAAAAAACGAAAAAGCGCAAGCATCGTCTTTATATTTGCTGTTTTACTATGCAGGCTCCAGTGTTGTTGGGGCATCGGGCGGTTTATTCTTGATGAAGTTCGGTTGGGGCGGGGTCATCTCGGCTGTATCCATCCTCATTATCCTGGCTGCCTTTTGTGTCATTATGGTTGAAAAGGTGAAAATCGGTAACTAA
- a CDS encoding APC family permease: MKNDQLKKTIGFWVGTSIVVGTVIGSGIFMKPGDVLELSGNSTMALLAWLIGGLITLASGLTIAEVSTRIPKTGGLYVYLEEVYGKVWGFLCGWVQTLVYGPAVMGALSLYFGLLVSGIFNISTDYTLAIGIITIVFLAAMNLLGTKYGGIIQTLSTVGKLIPILFIAVFGIAQGDMPVFNVTSESSMKISMAGAILATLWAYDGWMNVGFMAGEMKNPQKTLPRAIITGILVVMVAYLAVNLAMLHILGAEGVVAHGTNAANVAATMLFGELGGKLIAIGILISIFGCLNGKLLTFPRITLAMAHDKMMPGHKQIGKISPKFKTPINATILQVIIAIIMMVVTNPDKLTNMAIFSVFCFYGLAFFAVFILRKRDPDAKTYKVPLYPIIPIVAIAGAVYIVVSTLLDTPLDALYSLIILVIGMPVYWLLKKSERVKD, translated from the coding sequence ATGAAAAACGACCAGTTAAAGAAAACGATTGGCTTTTGGGTTGGAACATCTATTGTAGTTGGAACGGTTATCGGTTCTGGCATTTTCATGAAACCTGGTGACGTGCTTGAGCTAAGCGGCAATTCCACCATGGCGTTATTAGCTTGGTTGATAGGCGGTCTCATTACCTTGGCAAGCGGTTTGACGATTGCTGAAGTGAGTACACGCATTCCTAAAACGGGTGGCTTGTATGTTTACCTTGAAGAAGTGTACGGAAAAGTTTGGGGATTCCTCTGCGGCTGGGTGCAAACATTGGTATATGGACCTGCTGTCATGGGAGCCCTCAGTTTATATTTCGGGTTATTGGTTTCAGGAATTTTCAATATATCTACCGATTACACGCTGGCCATAGGAATCATAACGATCGTATTTTTGGCAGCAATGAACTTGCTCGGAACGAAGTACGGAGGGATCATCCAAACCTTATCGACCGTCGGCAAACTGATCCCGATCCTTTTCATCGCCGTATTCGGGATTGCCCAAGGTGATATGCCAGTATTCAATGTAACGAGTGAAAGCTCAATGAAAATCAGTATGGCTGGAGCGATATTGGCTACACTGTGGGCATATGATGGCTGGATGAACGTCGGCTTCATGGCAGGAGAGATGAAGAATCCCCAAAAAACATTACCGCGCGCAATCATCACGGGCATCCTCGTGGTCATGGTCGCATACTTGGCCGTTAACCTCGCCATGCTTCATATATTGGGTGCAGAGGGCGTCGTCGCTCATGGCACGAATGCTGCGAATGTGGCGGCAACGATGCTATTTGGTGAATTGGGCGGAAAATTGATCGCGATCGGAATTTTGATTTCGATATTCGGTTGCCTGAACGGGAAGCTCCTGACCTTTCCGAGGATTACCCTGGCGATGGCACACGATAAAATGATGCCTGGACATAAGCAAATCGGGAAAATATCGCCGAAGTTCAAAACGCCCATCAATGCGACGATCTTGCAAGTGATCATTGCAATCATCATGATGGTTGTGACAAACCCTGACAAACTTACGAATATGGCGATATTCTCCGTCTTCTGTTTTTATGGATTAGCTTTCTTTGCCGTCTTCATCCTGCGCAAGAGGGATCCGGATGCAAAAACGTATAAAGTCCCGCTGTACCCGATCATTCCCATTGTAGCGATAGCTGGTGCCGTATATATTGTCGTCAGCACATTGCTCGATACACCGCTGGATGCCTTATACTCGTTAATTATCCTCGTCATAGGCATGCCAGTATACTGGCTGCTTAAAAAAAGCGAGCGGGTGAAAGACTAA